GGGCGAAATAAGTATCCGTCATCAGCTGAAAAGTGAAAATTCTTTCTTTATATTTGATGCTTTTAACACCGAATTTATGTCGAATTATTCGAATATTCTTTTGAATACCAATAAGGCAGATACGGTTTTATGCGGCTGGGTAGAATTTTTCAATGACAATTATAAAGCTTTTCTTTGCACTATAAACGCAGACGAAAACACCGAATATAAAAACGAAACAATCAATACATTATACAATAAATAATCATGGAAGCATTAAAAGAAGAATTAAAAAATAAAATCATAACGACTTTGAACCTTGAAGATATCGCAGTTGAAGACATTGCTGATAACGATCCTTTGTTTGGAGACGGTTTAGGTTTAGACTCGATTGATGCACTTGAATTGATCGTGATATTAGATAAAGATTACGGAATTAAATTAGTTGATCCGAAAGAAGGAAAAACAATTTTCCAATCTATCGAAACGATGGCGGCGTATATTAGTGCTAACAGAACTAAATAAATTTTAGATTTCAGACTTTAGATTTTAGATTTCTTAAACCGAAATATTAAAATCTAATTCAGATACTACATCAACTTTATCAAAGTTTTAAACTTTGACAAAGTTCAAGAAAATCTAAAATCATAAATCTAAAATCTAAAATGACAAGAGGTGTTGCAATAACGGGAATGGGAATTATTTCTGCGATTGGTAATTCGGTTGAGGAAAACTATATTTCTTTGATCGAAAACAAAATCGGTGTTTCTCGCATTCAGAATATTTCGACTGTTCATGCAGATGTTATCAAAGTTGGTGAAATCAAAAAAACCAATGAAGATCTTGTGTCTGAACTGAAATTAAACGAGGATAATAATTTCTCAAGAACCGCTATGATTGGTACTTTGGCAGCAAAACAGGCTGTCGAAAATGCCGGCATTACCGCTATCAATGAATTTAGAACCGGGCTTATCTCTGCTACCAGTGTGGGCGGCATGGATATGACGGAAAGACATTATTACGATTATTTCGAAAAACCGGAATTAATAAAATACATTACCTGTCACGACGGAGGTGATGTTGCCGAAAAAATTGCCGAAGAATTAGGTTTAAAAGGAATGGTTACGACGATTAGTACTGCTTGTTCCTCTGCAGCCAATTCTATTATGTTGGGCGCAAGATTAATCAAAACCGGAAAATTAGATCGTGTAATTGTAGGCGGTGCTGATGCTTTGGCAAAATTTACCATCAACGGGTTTAAGACTTTGATGATTTTATCTGACGA
This portion of the Flavobacterium gelatinilyticum genome encodes:
- a CDS encoding phosphopantetheine-binding protein; amino-acid sequence: MEALKEELKNKIITTLNLEDIAVEDIADNDPLFGDGLGLDSIDALELIVILDKDYGIKLVDPKEGKTIFQSIETMAAYISANRTK
- a CDS encoding beta-ketoacyl-[acyl-carrier-protein] synthase family protein; this translates as MTRGVAITGMGIISAIGNSVEENYISLIENKIGVSRIQNISTVHADVIKVGEIKKTNEDLVSELKLNEDNNFSRTAMIGTLAAKQAVENAGITAINEFRTGLISATSVGGMDMTERHYYDYFEKPELIKYITCHDGGDVAEKIAEELGLKGMVTTISTACSSAANSIMLGARLIKTGKLDRVIVGGADALAKFTINGFKTLMILSDDYNKPFDNNRKGLNLGEAAAFLVLESDEVVAKQNKKVLARVSGYGNANDAFHQTASSENGDGAFLAMKKAFEISGLKPSEIDYINVHGTATPNNDLSEGRALKRIYENEKVPDFSSTKPFTGHTLAAAAAIEAVYSVLAIQNNVVYPNLNFETQMEEFDLTPQTSLKNKNIEHVLSNSFGFGGNCSTLIFSKS